Part of the Candidatus Methylomirabilota bacterium genome, ATAGGTCCCGACGGCACCGCCCAACACCCCCAGCACCGTGCCAACTAGCCCACCGATGAGTCCCGGCTCCACTATCTGGCCTCTGTGTCGTTCTAACGCAATGCTCAGCGGCCAAAGGCGAGCAACGCGAGCCGTGGTCCGCTGGAGCAGGTAGTTCGAAGGCCGAACTCTCCGGGGATCATTCAATTACCTGGTCCGCTCGCGCGATCAGAGCTGGCGGGATCGCGAGCCCAAGGGTTTCGGCGGTTCTGCGGTTGATGACGAACTCAAACTTCGTCGGTTGCTCAACGGGTAAGTCCGCCGGCTTGGCGCCCTTGAGGATCCGATCCGCATACATCGCCGCGCGGCGATATACGTCGACCAGGCTCGGCCCGTACGCCATCAGTCCCCCGGCGTCCACGAAGCGTCTGTCAGTGTACATCGCCGGAAGCCGCAGCTTGGTAGCGACGTTCAGAATCTCGGTCTGATGACGGATCGTGAAGGGCTGAGCCGTCACAATGAGTGCCTGGGCTCGCCCCGTCTCGGCGGCCTGAAGGGTCCCCGGGACCTCGGCCGGATCCCGAACGGCCAAGCTTAGGAGGACAAGTCGAAGCGTACGGCTCGCAACCTCGACGCGGCCGAAGGCGAGACTCATGCCGGGGTCGTTCGGACTCCACAGCATGGCAATGCGCGTGAGCCCCGGAACCGCCTCTTTCAGTAGCTCAATCCGCTTACCATCCAGATCCGTATCGAGAAGGCTAAGCCCTGTAACATTGCCGTCCGGTCGAGCCAAGCTTGTCACGATGCCACTCCCAATGGGATCGCCGACAGCAGTCATGACGATGGGGATCGTGGTAGTCGCAGCCTTGGCCACCTGGGTAGCCGGAGTGCCAGCGGACATGATCAGCGCCACGTCCAGGCGCACGAGGTCGGCAGCAAGCTCGGCGGCCCG contains:
- a CDS encoding ABC transporter substrate-binding protein codes for the protein MRMPIRSKVHLFIIAGAILTSSLVAEAQSGKVPRIGVLLYAAEPKPGQTSQVLEAFRRGLRDLGYVEGRNIILEYRWAGGSNQRAAELAADLVRLDVALIMSAGTPATQVAKAATTTIPIVMTAVGDPIGSGIVTSLARPDGNVTGLSLLDTDLDGKRIELLKEAVPGLTRIAMLWSPNDPGMSLAFGRVEVASRTLRLVLLSLAVRDPAEVPGTLQAAETGRAQALIVTAQPFTIRHQTEILNVATKLRLPAMYTDRRFVDAGGLMAYGPSLVDVYRRAAMYADRILKGAKPADLPVEQPTKFEFVINRRTAETLGLAIPPALIARADQVIE